The stretch of DNA GTCGATCAGTTCGAAGAGGTCGTCACGTTCCGCGCCCTCGCTTGCGCCGTGGCGAAGCAGGTACAGCGCGGACTGGATCGGCGACAGCGGCTCGCGCAGGTCGTGGGCCCATTTGCCCATCCACGCCGGAGTCGAATTGCTCATGGTGACTGCTCCGGTTGCGGCGGTCGTCCGCGTTGCTGGCAGATGTTCTGGATGGATGCGATCTCCGGCGGTTTGACCAGGTGATGGTCGAAGCCCGCCAACCGGGTGCGTTCCCTGTCCTCCGGCTGCCCCCAGCCGGTCACCGCGACGATCACCAGGTCGTCGGCGCCACCGTCACGGACTGATCGCGCAATGTCGTAGCCGCTGCGCTTGGGCATGCCCACGTCGAGGAACATCACCGCCGGGTTGAAGCTGCGCAGCTCGTCTTCCACCCGCAGCGGATCGTAGATGGCGCGGGCGTCCTGCCCGAGCATTCGCAGCATCGCCGCCAGCGTGTCGGCGGAGTCGCGGTTGTCGTCGACCACGAGCATCCGCCGCGATGCTGTCGCAGCTGTCGCGGCTTCAACGGTTTGCGCAGTTGCGGTTGCAAGAGGAGCGTCGTCGTTTGCGGTTGCCGGCAGTCGCACCGTGAAGGTGCACCCCTGCCCGATGCCTTCGCTGGTGACTTCAACGCGGCCGTCGTGCATCTCCGCCAGTCGCTGCACCAGGGTCAGCCCGATGCCAAGGCCACCCTGGCTGCGCTCCACGGCCACGTCAACCTGGTGGAAGCTGTCGAACACCCGGTCGAGCTGGTCCGCTGCCAGGCCGATGCCGCGGTCGGACACCCAGACCCGGATCCCGTCACCCTCGCGCTCCGCGCCCAGCTCGATCCGACCCGCGGCGTCGGAGTACTTGGCCGCGTTGTTGAGTAGGTTGGCGAACACCTGCGAAAGACGGGCCTGGTCGGCATCCAGGTAGATGGGCTCGTCGGGCAATTGCACATGGAAGTCGTGTCCGCCCTGGTCTATCCACGGGCGGGCGCTGTCGATCGCCACGGCGACGGCTTCCTGAAGGACGACGCGACTGCGCTTTAGCTGCAGCTTGCCGCGCGAGATCCGCGCGATGTCGAAAAGATCGTCGATGAGGCGGACCAGCAGCGCGACCTGGCGCTCCATCAACCCCAGCAGCGGATCGGCTTCGCCGGGCGCACCGAGCCGCCGCAACGCCAGCGCATTCTGCAGCGGCGCCAGCGGATTGCGCAGCTCATGCGCCAGCGTGGCAAGGAATTCGTTCTTGCGCTGGTCGGCATCGCGAAGGCGCTCCTCGGCCTTCATTCGCTCGGCATTCTCGGCCAGCAACTGGTCGTTGCGGGCGGCCAGCGTCTCGTTGGCTTCGCGCAGGGAGGCATTGAGTTGCTCCAGCTCGCGGGCCTTTTCCAGCTGCAATGCCTGGTTGGCCGCCGACAGGCTGGCATTGATCGCCTGCAGCTCGCGGCGCTTGCGGTACAGCTCGACCAGTACCGACACCTTGCTGCGCATGATCTCCGGGATCACCGGCACCATGATGTAGTCCACCGCGCCGAGCTTGTAGCCACGGAGCCGGTCGAGGTCGCTGACGTTGACCGCGGTGACGAAAATGATCGGCGTGTTCTCGAAGCGCGGATGCTGGTGGATCAGGCTGGCCGTCTCGAAGCCGTCCATCCCCGGCATGTTCACGTCCAGCAGGATGACCGCGTACTCGTCCTGCATCAGCAGCTTCAGCGCCTCCAGGCCGGAGCGGGCGTCGACCAGTTCCTCCTCGAGCGGATCGAGGATCGCGTGATAGGTCATCAGCCGACCGGGCTGGTCGTCGACCAGCAGGATCTTGGCTCGCGAAGGCGCGGTGATGTTCAGCGCTGGAGCCATTGCCGCAGCACTCCCAGCAACTGATCGGTCACCACCGGCTTGGCGAGGTAGTCGGAGGCGCCAGCTTCCAGGCACTTCTCGCGGTCACCCTTCATCGCCTTCGCGGTCAGGGCGATGATGGGAAGCGTGCGCCGGTCCGGCTGGGCGCGGATGGCGCGCATCGTGTCGTAGCCGTCCAGGCCCGGCATCATGATGTCCATCAGCACCAGGTCGAGCTCGGCGCCCTCGCCCACCCGGGCGATGGCTTCGCGTCCGTTGGAGGCCGTCGCCACGCTCATGCCGTGCCGCTCGAGCACGCTCGACAGCGCGAAGATGTTGCGGATGTCGTCGTCGACGACCAGCACGTTCTTGCCGCGCAGGGCCTCGTCGGACTCGTGCAGGCTGCGGACCATGCGCTGCTTCGCAGGCGGCAGGTTGTCGATCACGCGGTGCAGGAACAACGCAGTCTCGTCGAGCAGGCGCTCGGGCGACTCCACGCCCTTGAGAACCACGCTCTTGGCGACCCGGCGCAGGCGATCGTCTTCCTCGGCGCTGAGGTCCTTGCCGGTGAATACCACGATCGGCATCTGCCGCAGGCGTTCGTCGTTGTGGATGCGGTCGAGCAGGTCGAAGCCGCTCATGTCCGGCAGGCGAAGGTCGAGCACGGCGCAGTCGTACTGGCCGTTGCCGAGCGCTTCCAGGGCGCCCTCGCCGGTGCCGACCGTATCGATGTCGACGTCGTCGTGGCGCAGCAGCTCGACGATGCTCAACTGTTCGGCGGCATCGTCCTCCACCACCAGCAGCCGCTTCACGCGCGGCACCGTGTAGTCCTTGATCCGCTGCAGCGCGTCGGCGATGGATTCGGTCGAAGACGGTTTCGGCAGGTACGAGAACGCGCCCCGCTCGATGCTGTGGTGGCGCCCTTCCTCGATGGTCACGATCTGCACCGGGATGTGGCGCGTCGACGGGTCCTGCTTCAGGCGCGCAAGCACGGTCCAGCCGAGCATGTCGGGCAGGTAGATGTCGAGGGTGATCGCGCTGGGGCGGTACTCGCGGACCAGGCGCAATGCATCGGCGCCGCGGCTGGCCACCAGCACCTGGAAGCCACGCGATCGGGCCAGGTCGCGCAGCACCGTCGCGTAGTGGGCGTCGTCTTCCACCACCAATAGCGTCGGCGTTTGCACGTTGAGCGCGTGGCGATCATCGTCGATGGCTTCGGCGTCCGGAACGCCCGCCTCGTTCCACGCCGCCTCGGCCAGCTCCGCGCGCAGGTGGCCGGGCTGGATGCTTGTCGAACTCTCACGGGCGGTGCCCGAGAGTCGCAACGGCAGGTACAGCGTGAACGTGCTGCCCTGGCCCTCGACGCTGTGCAGACGCAGCTCGCCGCCGAGGAGGCCGGCGATTTCACGGCTGATCGCCAAGCCAAGGCCAGTGCCGCCGTACTTGCGCGACGTGCCTGCATCGGCCTGCTGGAAGGCCTCGAAGACGATGCGCTGCTTGTCCGGCGAAATGCCGATGCCGGTATCGCTGACCTCGATCGCGAGCACGACCGGGCTGGTGGACAGCACCGGATGGCCGTCGCTCCAGCCGCGCGTGGCGGCGTGCGCCCGCAACCAGACACTGCCCTGCTCGGTGAACTTGAAGGCGTTCGACAGCAGGTTCTTGAGGATCTGCTGCAGGCGCTTGGGGTCGGAGCGCAGCTTCGGCCCCAGGTCCGGCGAGATCTCGATGCCGAACTCCAGGCCGCGCCGTTCCGCCTCGTGGCGGAAGCCGCGCTCGAGGTTCTCGCGCAGGTGCAGGAAGCTGATGTCCTCGATGTCGATGGTGACCGTACCCGACTCGATCTTCGACAGGTCGAGGATGTCGCTGATCAGGTGCAGCAGGTCGGTGCCTGCCGCATGGATGGTCTTGCCGAACTCGACCTGGCGCGGGGTCAGGTTCTCGTCCGGGTTCTCCGCCAGTTGCTGGCCCAGGATCAGGATGCTGTTGAGCGGCGTGCGCAGCTCGTGCGACATGTTGGCGAGGAACTCGGACTTGTAGCGCGAGGTCTGCGCCAGTTCCGCTGCCTTCTCTTCCAGTGCACGACGCGCCTGCTCGATCTGCTGGTTCTTGTGCTCGACCTCGGATTTCTGTGCAGCCAGCAGCGAGGCCTTCAGCGCGATCTCCTCGTTGGTCTGCTGCAGCTCGTCCTGCTGCGACTGCAGTTCGCCGGCCAGCTGCTGCGACTGCGCCAGCAGGCGTTCGGTGCGCATCGTCGCCTCGATCGTGTTGAGGACGATGCCGATGCTGCCCGACAGCTGCTCGAGGAAGGCACGCTGCGACGGCGTGAACTCGCCCAGCGTGGCCAGCTCGATCACCGCCTTGATCTGGTCTTCGAACGACACCGGCAACACGATCACGCTGCGCGGCACAGCCTGCAGCAGCCCCGACTGGATCTGCACGACGTCGGTGCCGACGTTCTGGATCAGGATCAGGCGCGCCTGCTTGGCGCATTGCCCCACCAGGCCTTCGCCGAACTCCAGCGTCCGCTTGCTGGCCGGCGTGGTGTCGGCGTAACCGGCGAGTTGGCGCAGGTGCGGCGTATCGCCTTCGACGCCTTCCTCGACGATGTACATGACGCCCTGCTGCGCGTCGACCAGTCCCGCCAGTTCCGACAGCAGCATCTGGCCGAGCGTGATCAGGTCGCGCTGGCCCTGCATCATGCTGCTGAACTTGGCCAGGTTGGTCTTCAGCCAGTCCTGCTCGCGGTTGCTCTCGGTGGTGGCACGCAGCGTGCCGATCATCGCGTTGATGTTGTCCTTGAGGTCGGCGACTTCGCCGCGCACGTCGACCTGGATCGAGCGCGTCAGGTCGCCCTGGGTCACCGCGGTGGCCACCTCGGCGATAGCGCGCACCTGCGTGGTGAGGTTGGCCGCGAGCTGGTTGACGTTGGCGGTGAGGTCTTCCCAGATGCCGGCGGTACCGGGCACGTTCGCCTGTCCGCCCAGGCGCCCTTCCACGCCCACCTCGCGTGCGACCGTGGTCACCTGGTCACCGAAGATCGCCAGGGTCTGGGTCATGCCGTTGATCGTTTCGGCCAGCTCGGCGATCTCGCCCTTGGCCTCCACCGTCAGCTTCTTGTCGAGGTCGCCCTTGGCCACCGCGGTCACCACCGCGGCGATGCCGCGCACCTGCGTGGTGAGGTTGGACGCCATCGAGTTGACGTTGTCGGTGAGGTCCTTCCAGGTGCCGGCGACACCAGGCACCGTGGCCTGTCCACCGAGCTTGCCCTCGGTGCCCACTTCGCGCGCCACGCGCGTGACTTCCGCGGCGAAGCCGTTGAGCTGGTCCACCATCGTGTTGAGGGTGTCCTTCAACTGCGCGATCTCGCCCTGCGCATCCACCGCGATCTTGCGCGACAGGTCGCCGCGCGCCACGGACGTCGCCACTTCGGCGATGTTGCGCACCTGCGTGGTGAGGTTGGACGCCATCGAGTTGACGTTGTCGGTGAGTTCCTTCCAGGTGCCGGCCACGCCGGGCACCTGCGCCTGGCCGCCGAGCTTGCCCTCGGTGCCCACTTCGCGCGCCACGCGCGTGACCTCCGCGGCGAAGCCGTTGAGCTGGTCGACCATCGTGTTGATGGTGTCCTTGAGCTCCAGGATCTCGCCCTTCACGTCCACGCCGATCTTGCGCGACAGGTCGCCCTTGGCCACCGCCGTGGTCACGTCGGCGATATTGCGCACCTGCAGCGTCAGGTTCGACGCCATCTGGTTGACCGAGTCGGTGAGGTCCTTCCAGGTACCGGCGACGCCTGGCACCTGCGCCTGGCCGCCGAGCTTGCCTTCGGTACCCACTTCGCGCGCCACGCGCGTGACTTCCGCGGCGAAGCCGTTGAGCTGATCCACCATCGTGTTGATGGTGTCCTTGAGTTCGCGGATCTCGCCGCG from Lysobacter arenosi encodes:
- a CDS encoding response regulator, translating into MAPALNITAPSRAKILLVDDQPGRLMTYHAILDPLEEELVDARSGLEALKLLMQDEYAVILLDVNMPGMDGFETASLIHQHPRFENTPIIFVTAVNVSDLDRLRGYKLGAVDYIMVPVIPEIMRSKVSVLVELYRKRRELQAINASLSAANQALQLEKARELEQLNASLREANETLAARNDQLLAENAERMKAEERLRDADQRKNEFLATLAHELRNPLAPLQNALALRRLGAPGEADPLLGLMERQVALLVRLIDDLFDIARISRGKLQLKRSRVVLQEAVAVAIDSARPWIDQGGHDFHVQLPDEPIYLDADQARLSQVFANLLNNAAKYSDAAGRIELGAEREGDGIRVWVSDRGIGLAADQLDRVFDSFHQVDVAVERSQGGLGIGLTLVQRLAEMHDGRVEVTSEGIGQGCTFTVRLPATANDDAPLATATAQTVEAATAATASRRMLVVDDNRDSADTLAAMLRMLGQDARAIYDPLRVEDELRSFNPAVMFLDVGMPKRSGYDIARSVRDGGADDLVIVAVTGWGQPEDRERTRLAGFDHHLVKPPEIASIQNICQQRGRPPQPEQSP
- a CDS encoding HAMP domain-containing protein, with product MELLIENMNAVLEGDFTVRLPLHWEGPEGRLAHILNGIISHNRRLAAELSRVGEAVGREGQTRQRIAPANRQGEWAGMQLSVNHLIDDLVRPVETMTEAMAGVAKGDLTRTVPLEADGRPLKGEFLRSANIVNRMIEQMGEFSSEVTRVALEVGTAGRLGGEAKVKGVSGVWKDLTDSVNQMASNLTAQVRNIADVTIAVANGDLSRKITVDVRGEILQLKEAINTMVDQLNGFAAEVTRVAREVGTEGKLGGQAIVPGVAGTWKDLTDSVNAMASNLTSQVRNIAEVTTAVARGDLSRKITVDVRGEIRELKDTINTMVDQLNGFAAEVTRVAREVGTDGKLGGQAEVPDVAGTWKDLTDHVNSMASNLTLQVRNIADVTTAVAKGDLSRKITVDVRGEILELKNTINTMVDQLNGFAAEVTRVAREVGTEGKLGGQALVPGVDGTWKDLTDSVNAMGSNLTSQVRNIAEVTTAVARGDLSRKITVDVRGEIRELKDTINTMVDQLNGFAAEVTRVAREVGTEGKLGGQAQVPGVAGTWKDLTDSVNQMASNLTLQVRNIADVTTAVAKGDLSRKIGVDVKGEILELKDTINTMVDQLNGFAAEVTRVAREVGTEGKLGGQAQVPGVAGTWKELTDNVNSMASNLTTQVRNIAEVATSVARGDLSRKIAVDAQGEIAQLKDTLNTMVDQLNGFAAEVTRVAREVGTEGKLGGQATVPGVAGTWKDLTDNVNSMASNLTTQVRGIAAVVTAVAKGDLDKKLTVEAKGEIAELAETINGMTQTLAIFGDQVTTVAREVGVEGRLGGQANVPGTAGIWEDLTANVNQLAANLTTQVRAIAEVATAVTQGDLTRSIQVDVRGEVADLKDNINAMIGTLRATTESNREQDWLKTNLAKFSSMMQGQRDLITLGQMLLSELAGLVDAQQGVMYIVEEGVEGDTPHLRQLAGYADTTPASKRTLEFGEGLVGQCAKQARLILIQNVGTDVVQIQSGLLQAVPRSVIVLPVSFEDQIKAVIELATLGEFTPSQRAFLEQLSGSIGIVLNTIEATMRTERLLAQSQQLAGELQSQQDELQQTNEEIALKASLLAAQKSEVEHKNQQIEQARRALEEKAAELAQTSRYKSEFLANMSHELRTPLNSILILGQQLAENPDENLTPRQVEFGKTIHAAGTDLLHLISDILDLSKIESGTVTIDIEDISFLHLRENLERGFRHEAERRGLEFGIEISPDLGPKLRSDPKRLQQILKNLLSNAFKFTEQGSVWLRAHAATRGWSDGHPVLSTSPVVLAIEVSDTGIGISPDKQRIVFEAFQQADAGTSRKYGGTGLGLAISREIAGLLGGELRLHSVEGQGSTFTLYLPLRLSGTARESSTSIQPGHLRAELAEAAWNEAGVPDAEAIDDDRHALNVQTPTLLVVEDDAHYATVLRDLARSRGFQVLVASRGADALRLVREYRPSAITLDIYLPDMLGWTVLARLKQDPSTRHIPVQIVTIEEGRHHSIERGAFSYLPKPSSTESIADALQRIKDYTVPRVKRLLVVEDDAAEQLSIVELLRHDDVDIDTVGTGEGALEALGNGQYDCAVLDLRLPDMSGFDLLDRIHNDERLRQMPIVVFTGKDLSAEEDDRLRRVAKSVVLKGVESPERLLDETALFLHRVIDNLPPAKQRMVRSLHESDEALRGKNVLVVDDDIRNIFALSSVLERHGMSVATASNGREAIARVGEGAELDLVLMDIMMPGLDGYDTMRAIRAQPDRRTLPIIALTAKAMKGDREKCLEAGASDYLAKPVVTDQLLGVLRQWLQR